In the genome of Paenibacillus sp. FSL R5-0766, one region contains:
- a CDS encoding cytochrome P450, with protein MYKEVIRVEDITGFQSRSEEFFPLHWFRKMLSEHPVYYHEDTDTWNVFRYDDVKQVLSNHEYFSAEGTRTTIAVGAKNNEGTPPDKLNISSIDPPRHQKSRSLLSAAFTPRSLKNWEPRIRNIAEQLVADIEPNTTIDIVQALAAPLPSMVMADLLGIPLTDSHRFKNWVDILFQPTNPKTAEESELKKQTAAQEYYQFLYPIVVHKRTHPGEDIITDLLNVDVEGEKFTEDEVVRTTMLLLGAGIETTSHMVSNTFYSFLYDDPSLYGQLRQSPEWVPLAVEEMLRYRFHNAKRHRTVKQDNQLLGVDLKKGDVVISWMSAANMDEQMFEDPFELNIHRRNNKRHLTFGNGPHFCLGAPLARMELSIALTEFVEKIARIEPVESFDLENNLATSAPGQSLTHLPVKIVG; from the coding sequence ATGTATAAAGAAGTGATACGTGTTGAGGACATCACGGGGTTTCAGTCCAGATCTGAAGAGTTTTTCCCACTTCACTGGTTTCGAAAAATGCTGTCCGAGCATCCTGTGTACTATCACGAAGATACAGACACCTGGAATGTGTTCAGATACGATGATGTGAAGCAGGTTCTCAGTAATCATGAGTATTTTTCAGCCGAAGGAACCCGGACAACCATTGCCGTTGGAGCAAAGAACAATGAAGGTACACCTCCAGACAAATTAAACATATCAAGTATCGATCCTCCCCGTCATCAAAAAAGTCGTTCGTTGTTATCGGCTGCTTTTACACCGCGTAGTCTGAAAAACTGGGAGCCACGAATTCGCAACATTGCAGAGCAGCTGGTAGCCGATATTGAGCCGAATACGACCATTGATATCGTACAAGCATTAGCTGCTCCGCTGCCTTCCATGGTGATGGCGGATCTGCTCGGCATCCCTCTTACAGACAGCCATCGCTTCAAGAACTGGGTAGATATTCTGTTTCAACCCACCAATCCAAAGACGGCTGAAGAGAGTGAACTGAAAAAACAAACTGCCGCGCAAGAGTATTATCAATTCCTGTATCCTATTGTGGTTCATAAACGGACTCATCCTGGTGAGGATATCATTACCGATCTGTTAAATGTCGATGTTGAAGGTGAAAAGTTCACGGAGGATGAGGTTGTTCGCACGACCATGCTTCTGCTCGGAGCCGGCATAGAGACAACGAGTCATATGGTTTCAAATACGTTCTATTCCTTCCTCTACGATGACCCGAGCTTGTATGGCCAACTCAGGCAGAGCCCCGAATGGGTTCCGCTCGCAGTGGAAGAAATGCTTCGTTATAGGTTCCATAATGCCAAGCGGCATCGGACAGTAAAGCAGGATAATCAACTGCTCGGAGTGGATTTGAAAAAAGGAGATGTTGTCATCTCCTGGATGAGTGCAGCCAATATGGATGAGCAGATGTTTGAAGACCCCTTTGAGCTGAATATTCATCGTCGTAATAACAAAAGACATCTTACCTTTGGTAATGGCCCACACTTTTGTCTAGGGGCCCCGCTGGCAAGAATGGAACTCAGCATTGCCTTGACAGAATTTGTGGAGAAGATTGCTCGGATTGAACCGGTGGAGTCCTTTGATCTGGAGAATAATCTGGCCACGTCAGCTCCGGGGCAGTCGTTGACCCATCTGCCAGTGAAGATCGTTGGGTAG
- a CDS encoding response regulator transcription factor, protein MATILVADDDANIRELVCLFLKNDGFTTVEAADGKEALTVYGETPVDLVVLDIMMPVMDGWALCKELRRANPDLPLLMLTARGETWEKVKGFELGTDDYLTKPFDPLELTARVRALLKRYKIGSTHTIQFGNVILDRQTYKVMRGTESLTLPLKEFELLYKLAGTPGQVYTREQLIDQIWGIDYAGDDRTIDVHIKRLRERFATTPDFRIETVRGLGYRLEVYE, encoded by the coding sequence ATGGCTACTATACTCGTTGCAGACGACGATGCGAACATTCGTGAACTCGTCTGTCTATTTCTCAAAAACGATGGATTCACAACAGTGGAAGCTGCGGACGGTAAGGAAGCTCTCACCGTGTATGGCGAAACTCCAGTGGATCTGGTTGTGCTTGATATTATGATGCCTGTTATGGACGGTTGGGCACTGTGTAAGGAACTCCGAAGAGCCAATCCAGACCTCCCGCTACTCATGTTGACCGCGAGAGGAGAGACTTGGGAGAAGGTGAAAGGATTCGAATTGGGAACGGATGATTATTTGACCAAACCGTTTGATCCATTGGAGCTTACCGCTCGTGTCCGAGCATTGCTGAAACGATACAAAATCGGCTCCACACACACAATCCAGTTTGGCAACGTCATTCTGGACCGTCAGACGTATAAGGTGATGAGAGGTACGGAGTCGCTTACGTTGCCCCTTAAGGAGTTCGAATTACTGTATAAGCTTGCTGGAACACCAGGCCAAGTCTATACACGTGAGCAATTAATCGATCAGATATGGGGTATTGATTACGCCGGAGATGATCGAACGATAGACGTACATATTAAACGTCTGCGCGAACGATTTGCAACTACACCTGATTTTCGAATTGAAACGGTGCGTGGGCTAGGATACAGACTTGAGGTCTACGAATGA
- a CDS encoding alpha/beta hydrolase — protein MTQPEGKKAKNRTRFKKVRNIILKVLGAILIAIILFLGIVYITNVISSNSEAKKIEPYGQHVSVDGKNMNVLIQGEGKETIVLLPGYGTATPALDFKLLIDELSPYYKVVAVEPFGYGLSDETEKERTTENIVSEIHEALQQLDIHQYMLMGHSIAGIYGIDYVNKYPDEVTAFVGIDSSVSTQPSITDAKFPLKTFALLRNTGLLRLMMKVNADPYEGLAFDDHTVEQMKMISNKNMYNPTSLNEMGHIYSNFKGAQGLTFPKDLPLLLFVQANNEGVEGWIPLHEGQIKDSVHGKVITMDGSHYLHHTLFKEIAEDVRAFMNEAK, from the coding sequence GTGACACAACCAGAAGGAAAAAAAGCCAAGAACAGAACCAGGTTCAAGAAGGTACGAAATATTATCCTTAAAGTACTGGGCGCAATCCTAATTGCAATTATTCTATTTCTAGGGATTGTTTATATCACCAATGTGATTAGTAGTAATTCAGAGGCGAAAAAGATAGAGCCCTACGGTCAGCATGTATCTGTAGACGGGAAAAATATGAATGTGCTCATTCAAGGTGAAGGCAAGGAAACGATTGTGCTTCTGCCCGGTTATGGAACAGCAACACCTGCGCTTGATTTCAAGTTGCTTATTGATGAATTATCTCCATATTACAAAGTGGTTGCTGTTGAGCCATTCGGTTATGGATTAAGTGATGAAACTGAAAAAGAAAGAACCACAGAGAATATCGTAAGTGAAATTCATGAAGCTCTGCAACAACTTGATATTCATCAGTACATGCTCATGGGTCACTCTATTGCAGGCATTTACGGCATTGATTATGTGAACAAATATCCGGATGAGGTGACTGCTTTTGTCGGTATTGACAGTAGTGTATCCACTCAACCGAGTATTACAGATGCGAAGTTCCCATTAAAAACGTTTGCGCTTCTCAGAAATACAGGTCTCTTAAGATTAATGATGAAAGTGAATGCAGACCCCTATGAGGGACTGGCATTTGACGATCACACAGTTGAGCAGATGAAAATGATCTCGAATAAAAACATGTATAATCCCACGTCATTAAATGAGATGGGGCATATTTATTCCAATTTCAAAGGTGCTCAAGGTTTAACCTTCCCTAAAGACCTTCCACTTCTTCTCTTTGTACAAGCAAATAATGAAGGTGTTGAAGGATGGATTCCGTTGCATGAAGGGCAGATCAAAGATTCCGTACATGGGAAAGTCATCACTATGGATGGTTCACATTATTTGCACCATACGTTATTCAAAGAAATAGCTGAAGATGTTAGAGCATTTATGAACGAAGCGAAGTAA
- a CDS encoding HAMP domain-containing sensor histidine kinase, whose translation MIRSIYIRVVLTFLGSVIAGTVISFFVSTWIFEDKLNQNAQINLRNFGQDVVQIYKILPVREADLYVSGMKQLNSYHIRIYEASGQFESYGKLNGHKSAAVTSEQLKKVLAGGVVQDTRDGIATVILGLPLKTEMGTKAMFLETLSPPSATFVVKWGLIFAISSLMTGSLLILVASVYLVRPIKKLTQATKRIAAGDFNVKLNIKQTTEIGTLARSFEEMMHDLKQLEQMRREFVTNVSHEVQSPLTSISGYASALKQVNLSEQERNRYLDIIISEAKRMSKMSDSLLKLSLLESQSQQLRLTTLSLDEQIRRVIVALQPQWSARNIHFELDLENVKVTADHDQLNQVWTNIIGNSIKFSKDGGMIKVCIEEDFKNVTVRISDTGIGIPLEDQKRIFDRFFKADRSHSRKYDGSGMGLAIVKQIVSLHQGDIRVESEPGQGTTFMITLPIHPPTDS comes from the coding sequence ATGATCCGATCCATATATATTCGTGTGGTCCTGACCTTTCTGGGGTCTGTCATCGCTGGTACGGTCATTTCATTTTTTGTGTCTACCTGGATATTTGAGGACAAATTGAACCAAAACGCTCAAATTAACTTGCGTAATTTTGGCCAAGACGTTGTGCAGATCTATAAGATCCTCCCAGTACGTGAAGCGGACTTGTACGTAAGTGGAATGAAGCAGCTCAATTCCTATCATATCCGAATTTACGAAGCTTCCGGTCAGTTCGAGTCTTACGGAAAACTTAACGGACATAAGTCTGCTGCTGTGACGAGTGAGCAACTAAAGAAAGTATTAGCTGGTGGCGTTGTTCAAGATACGAGGGATGGGATCGCTACGGTGATTTTAGGGTTGCCTTTGAAAACGGAGATGGGAACGAAAGCGATGTTTTTGGAAACACTCTCACCTCCCTCAGCCACGTTTGTGGTCAAGTGGGGCTTGATCTTTGCAATCAGTTCGTTGATGACAGGAAGTTTGTTAATCCTGGTTGCTTCTGTATATCTGGTGAGACCGATCAAGAAGTTGACACAAGCAACCAAACGAATTGCAGCTGGAGATTTCAACGTCAAGTTGAACATTAAACAAACGACTGAGATTGGTACGTTGGCTCGCAGCTTTGAAGAAATGATGCATGATTTGAAGCAGTTGGAGCAGATGCGCAGGGAATTCGTTACCAATGTTTCACACGAGGTTCAGTCTCCGCTCACCTCGATATCCGGTTACGCTTCGGCACTGAAGCAAGTAAACCTCTCAGAACAAGAGCGAAACCGTTACCTGGATATTATCATCTCTGAAGCAAAACGAATGTCCAAAATGAGCGATAGCCTGCTCAAGCTGAGTTTGCTTGAATCGCAGTCACAGCAACTACGGCTCACCACGTTAAGCCTTGATGAACAGATCCGGCGGGTCATCGTGGCACTTCAGCCGCAATGGTCTGCGCGCAACATTCATTTCGAGCTTGATTTGGAGAACGTGAAGGTAACGGCTGATCACGACCAGTTAAATCAGGTATGGACAAACATCATCGGAAATAGCATCAAGTTTTCCAAGGATGGCGGTATGATTAAAGTCTGTATTGAAGAGGATTTCAAAAATGTGACTGTTCGAATATCCGACACGGGCATTGGAATTCCCCTGGAAGACCAGAAGCGTATATTCGACCGCTTTTTCAAGGCAGATCGTTCCCACAGTCGTAAATACGACGGGAGTGGTATGGGACTAGCAATCGTTAAACAGATCGTATCGCTTCATCAGGGTGACATCCGAGTGGAAAGCGAACCTGGTCAAGGCACGACCTTTATGATCACGTTGCCCATCCATCCACCAACGGATAGTTAG
- a CDS encoding alpha/beta hydrolase, producing MNVNQQADKEVQSKSKTKKVLSILFKVLCAIIITILLFVAIVYTINKISSYSEQKRMESYGQHVSVDGKNMNVFIQGEGEETIVLLPGFGTAAPALDFKPLISELSPYYKVVVVEPFGYGLSDQTEKERSTANIVSEIHEALQSLHIDRYILMGHSISGLYSLDYVNKYADEVSAYVGLDTSVPAISEQKVEASEIVPITWYRNLGFPRLQLKMSDDPYAGLPYDEQTKEQLNILIQKNMFNSTQLNEIVSMYSNFKAAEQLTFPVDLPVLFFVQKNHPAVDNWVPEHEKLIENSIHGEMVLLEANHYLYRSHAKEIAEKFRGFMTQR from the coding sequence ATGAATGTGAATCAACAAGCAGACAAAGAAGTACAGAGTAAAAGCAAAACAAAGAAAGTATTAAGCATTTTGTTTAAAGTACTATGCGCAATCATTATAACAATCTTACTTTTTGTAGCTATCGTATATACCATCAATAAAATCAGTAGTTATTCGGAGCAAAAAAGAATGGAGTCGTATGGTCAACATGTATCCGTAGACGGGAAAAATATGAATGTGTTCATTCAAGGCGAAGGCGAGGAAACGATTGTGCTTCTGCCTGGTTTTGGAACAGCGGCACCAGCGCTTGATTTTAAGCCACTCATTTCAGAACTATCCCCCTATTATAAAGTCGTTGTGGTTGAACCTTTTGGTTATGGATTGAGTGATCAAACTGAAAAGGAACGCAGCACAGCAAATATCGTAAGTGAAATCCACGAAGCGCTGCAAAGTCTACATATTGATCGGTATATCTTAATGGGTCATTCCATTTCAGGGCTTTATAGTCTGGACTATGTGAACAAATATGCAGATGAAGTAAGTGCATACGTTGGGCTGGACACCAGTGTTCCAGCGATTAGTGAACAGAAGGTTGAAGCATCAGAAATCGTACCGATTACATGGTACCGTAACTTGGGTTTCCCACGTTTGCAATTGAAAATGAGTGATGATCCATATGCTGGGCTACCGTATGATGAACAAACCAAAGAACAATTGAACATTTTGATACAAAAGAACATGTTTAATTCAACTCAATTAAACGAGATTGTAAGCATGTATTCCAATTTTAAAGCAGCTGAACAGTTAACGTTCCCAGTCGATCTCCCGGTTCTTTTCTTTGTTCAAAAGAATCATCCGGCAGTGGACAATTGGGTTCCCGAACACGAGAAGTTAATAGAGAACTCTATACATGGTGAAATGGTGCTGCTGGAAGCAAATCATTATTTGTACCGTTCCCATGCCAAAGAAATCGCTGAAAAATTCAGGGGTTTTATGACGCAGCGGTAA
- a CDS encoding alpha/beta fold hydrolase: protein MKYSLSSLIVILLVGSTVLSVYLPVFNLPKLDGPEKVGTQTFHLTDQNRDEIFTEDQSDKRELMVQIWYPTENSNNNKRDTLFPKDKEMFKKYIQSFSASLKLPEFLLDYLKYSQTNSYENVEILPSTSPYPVVLLSHGMGTSRVLHVSQAENLASHGYIVFTIDHTYSTFATLFPDGRVTDYKKSTTTLDERTKTGSIWTKDVEFVIDQIEKLNSGAIESQFKGKIDLDHIGAMGHSFGGATAFNATYLDQRIKAGVNMDGSLYEVENRDDINKPFMFIRSGSFEDWFANFEMDRNSDDEVTKSLSDELHIMKNVINHGGNVIYVEGTQHFNFTDLQFYSELVKLSGITGDINGKRGSNIVNQYVLDFFNKQLKGTGGDLIQGPSDKYPEVKFVNPEEL, encoded by the coding sequence TTGAAATATAGTTTATCTTCCCTAATTGTCATTCTGCTGGTTGGTTCTACCGTCTTGTCTGTATACTTACCTGTTTTTAATCTGCCGAAGCTTGATGGTCCAGAGAAGGTGGGTACTCAAACATTTCATTTAACAGACCAGAACAGAGACGAAATCTTCACTGAAGATCAAAGCGATAAGAGAGAACTAATGGTTCAAATTTGGTACCCAACTGAAAACAGCAATAATAACAAGCGTGACACGCTGTTTCCAAAAGATAAAGAAATGTTCAAAAAGTATATTCAGAGCTTCTCTGCTTCTTTAAAACTGCCCGAATTTTTGCTCGACTACTTGAAGTATAGTCAAACCAACTCTTATGAAAATGTTGAAATATTACCTTCTACAAGTCCTTATCCCGTGGTACTACTATCTCATGGTATGGGAACCAGTAGAGTTCTACATGTATCACAGGCCGAGAATCTGGCCAGTCATGGGTATATCGTGTTCACCATCGATCACACGTATAGCACCTTTGCTACCCTTTTTCCAGATGGCCGTGTAACGGATTATAAAAAAAGTACAACTACACTAGATGAACGTACAAAAACAGGGAGTATATGGACGAAAGATGTGGAGTTTGTAATCGATCAAATCGAAAAGCTGAATTCAGGTGCAATCGAAAGTCAGTTTAAAGGAAAAATCGATCTTGATCACATCGGCGCGATGGGGCATTCTTTTGGGGGGGCAACCGCGTTTAATGCAACGTATTTAGATCAGAGAATCAAGGCCGGAGTTAATATGGATGGGTCACTATATGAAGTGGAAAATAGAGATGATATAAACAAGCCGTTTATGTTCATCCGATCGGGAAGTTTTGAGGACTGGTTCGCCAATTTTGAGATGGATAGAAATTCGGATGATGAAGTAACTAAATCTCTTTCAGATGAGCTGCACATTATGAAAAATGTTATCAATCATGGGGGCAATGTGATCTATGTAGAAGGAACCCAGCACTTCAATTTTACGGACCTTCAGTTCTATTCAGAGCTGGTTAAACTGTCCGGTATCACAGGAGATATCAATGGTAAAAGAGGATCAAACATCGTAAATCAATATGTACTCGATTTCTTTAACAAGCAACTGAAAGGAACGGGTGGAGATCTGATTCAGGGACCGAGCGACAAGTATCCGGAGGTGAAATTTGTAAACCCAGAAGAACTCTAA
- a CDS encoding GNAT family N-acetyltransferase yields MKYSAERIYVRFWNVDDASLLLDLQVRNRAEIENISASDRDESFYSLEGQRSLIESWNKKREEGNRYSFGIFLHTTDELVGEISLFEIILDSTPKWIVGYVTDTLHQGKGYMSEALQCVMEFAKHETEINRIEAGAVPDNTGSIRVLQKAGFKENGSQPVPIQGTLKEHMMFAVDIL; encoded by the coding sequence ATGAAATATAGTGCAGAACGTATCTATGTGAGATTTTGGAATGTGGATGATGCTTCATTGCTTCTGGATTTACAGGTTCGCAACCGTGCGGAAATCGAGAACATATCAGCAAGTGATCGGGACGAGTCTTTCTACAGCTTGGAAGGGCAAAGGTCACTCATTGAGAGCTGGAACAAGAAGAGAGAAGAAGGAAATCGCTATTCTTTTGGTATTTTTCTACATACAACGGATGAACTCGTCGGTGAAATTTCTTTGTTTGAGATCATACTGGATTCTACCCCAAAATGGATCGTTGGTTATGTGACGGATACTCTGCATCAAGGAAAAGGATATATGAGCGAAGCCCTGCAATGTGTAATGGAATTTGCCAAACACGAAACTGAAATTAATCGAATCGAAGCTGGCGCTGTGCCCGATAATACAGGTTCCATCCGTGTCCTTCAAAAAGCAGGATTTAAGGAGAATGGGTCACAGCCTGTGCCAATCCAGGGAACGTTGAAAGAACATATGATGTTTGCTGTGGATATACTATAA
- a CDS encoding DHA2 family efflux MFS transporter permease subunit produces the protein MILGAFLATLNQTIMSVATPELMGDFNISAATAQWLTTGYMLVNGVLIPITAYFMQRFSTKQLFQASMFIFLIGTIVSALADNFGTLLTGRMIQAAGAGIIMPLLMHVILTLFAPEKRGSAMGMVGFAIIFAPAIGPTLAGYILENYSWQTMFYGMIPLTLIVIAFAFVYLKNVSERVNTKFDTISVVLSTIGFGALLYGFSRAGSLGWSSAEVLICIAAGIVSLALFTWRQLVSETPLLDLRAFKYNMFSLTTVISIAITMIMYADMMLLPLYLQNARGYTALESGLLLLPGALVMGFLMPVAGKLFDRFGAKWLAVIGMVITIVTTIGFIDLTDSTSYGYLVLMSTGRRIGMALLMMPIQTAGLNQLPPRLGAHGTAISNTVRQVAGAVGTSLLVSVMTSRTTAHVQDMMATGAANGLSQKQLATESMIQGINDAYVVIIGIAVVGLVLSFFIKRTKQAKEEEIKQVVRQKISMNSY, from the coding sequence ATGATTTTGGGAGCCTTCCTTGCAACGTTGAATCAAACGATCATGAGTGTCGCTACACCGGAACTGATGGGTGATTTTAATATCTCCGCGGCAACAGCACAATGGTTAACGACAGGTTACATGCTGGTGAACGGGGTGCTTATCCCGATCACGGCCTACTTCATGCAACGCTTTTCAACCAAGCAATTATTCCAAGCTTCCATGTTTATTTTCCTGATTGGTACCATCGTATCTGCTCTTGCAGATAACTTTGGCACATTACTGACAGGACGTATGATTCAAGCAGCGGGTGCCGGCATTATCATGCCGCTCTTGATGCACGTTATTTTGACCTTGTTTGCTCCTGAAAAACGAGGATCTGCAATGGGTATGGTTGGTTTTGCCATCATTTTTGCCCCTGCAATCGGGCCTACCCTTGCCGGTTATATCCTCGAGAACTACTCTTGGCAAACGATGTTCTATGGCATGATTCCCTTAACTCTTATTGTCATTGCTTTTGCGTTTGTATACCTGAAGAATGTATCCGAACGGGTCAACACAAAGTTCGACACAATCAGTGTGGTGCTCTCCACGATCGGATTTGGCGCATTACTCTATGGTTTCAGCAGAGCAGGAAGTCTGGGATGGTCAAGTGCAGAAGTTCTTATCTGCATTGCGGCTGGAATCGTTTCGCTTGCCCTGTTTACATGGCGTCAGCTCGTGTCTGAAACTCCGCTGCTTGATCTGCGGGCTTTCAAGTACAATATGTTCTCCCTGACCACGGTCATCAGTATCGCGATTACAATGATCATGTATGCTGACATGATGTTGCTTCCCTTGTATCTCCAGAACGCACGTGGTTACACTGCACTGGAGTCCGGATTATTGCTTCTGCCAGGTGCGCTTGTCATGGGCTTCCTAATGCCAGTAGCTGGAAAATTGTTTGACCGATTTGGAGCGAAATGGCTCGCTGTTATCGGGATGGTGATCACCATCGTAACAACAATTGGTTTCATCGACTTAACGGATTCAACCAGTTATGGTTACCTGGTATTGATGTCTACCGGCCGCCGAATTGGTATGGCTCTGCTCATGATGCCGATTCAGACTGCGGGACTTAACCAACTGCCACCAAGACTTGGTGCACACGGTACAGCTATCTCCAACACCGTCAGACAAGTGGCTGGTGCTGTAGGTACTTCATTACTCGTAAGTGTCATGACCTCCCGTACAACGGCACACGTACAGGATATGATGGCGACTGGTGCAGCCAATGGTCTCAGTCAAAAACAGCTTGCTACAGAATCCATGATCCAGGGTATCAATGATGCTTATGTTGTTATCATCGGTATCGCTGTTGTGGGATTGGTCCTTTCCTTCTTTATCAAACGCACCAAACAAGCCAAAGAGGAAGAAATCAAACAGGTGGTAAGACAAAAAATTTCCATGAATTCATATTAA
- a CDS encoding TetR/AcrR family transcriptional regulator: MKDEKKSAVDPRILRTRQLIRGAFVELLQEMDIEKLSVNKIAERATINRVTFYLHYRDITDMMEKMADEMIEHIERIVDEYAPHFEKQRTEESWPVLVKLLEHFAENASFYQVVLATKRTPIFTERLLKLLSTLVKAKIDRVEMEDELEESGIHKEIAIWYGSSALIGTIVAWLRNDMPYSPHFLAKQFSLIRSYSYNDLI, from the coding sequence GTGAAAGACGAGAAGAAATCAGCCGTGGACCCAAGAATATTGCGAACACGTCAGTTAATTCGAGGTGCATTTGTTGAATTGCTGCAGGAAATGGATATTGAGAAGTTGTCAGTCAACAAAATTGCCGAACGAGCGACAATCAATCGGGTAACCTTCTACCTGCACTATCGTGATATTACGGATATGATGGAGAAGATGGCGGATGAGATGATTGAGCATATTGAACGGATCGTGGATGAATATGCCCCTCATTTTGAGAAACAAAGAACGGAAGAGTCTTGGCCTGTTCTAGTCAAGTTACTGGAGCATTTTGCAGAGAACGCCTCGTTCTATCAGGTGGTTCTTGCTACAAAACGCACACCGATTTTTACCGAACGACTGCTCAAATTGTTAAGTACGCTGGTCAAAGCTAAGATTGATCGGGTAGAGATGGAAGATGAACTCGAAGAATCCGGCATTCACAAAGAGATTGCAATCTGGTACGGTTCTTCGGCCCTTATTGGAACCATCGTTGCCTGGTTGCGTAATGATATGCCATATTCACCACATTTCCTGGCGAAACAATTCTCGTTGATTCGCTCGTACTCTTATAATGACCTGATATAA